Proteins encoded together in one Maridesulfovibrio ferrireducens window:
- a CDS encoding chemotaxis protein CheA, producing MSQDFLDPEIFADFIIEAKEHLETIEPNLLELENNPENLDILNEIFRPMHSLKGASGFLGLNIINGLAHRAENVLDELRKGEISVTSEIMDVILAATDSLRQLIDNLNEQGTEGEVDTSIVIERIEAIMAGETLAVVEPEPEIEPEQEIEESEPVLELEDDYEEPELPEVEMAQEPAIPESSDRKQSYQFVAIVNPDEEPYNLTTVGDGHLADFLEEAHEIIENLTRGLLELEQDPEGNDDLINDIFRYFHNLKGNSGIIGFRELNSLTHEAETLLNKVRKGEVNATHYMIDLLLAVVDGIESLIAHVTPSTGEVQPLDIAQLVDPLRNAVESGEVLPVENADSEVEEAPALDGKSKSDQDLEPDLALEPEAVEDGLDPEDISIFEQTVHQQLDNISLALTTLGEDSGLKDYIDALFRSLVSIQNSAGYMGFDNLKEYAERTAGLVDQARSTDMDFGLMLDLLQQECGIIEEMIFAAVAELKGEEDSSESATKPEVKPESKPEPKAEPEPKAKPEPKAKPEPKAESKPKAEPKPKAESESKPVAKPAPKPKPAPVAPSAVGVPAQKTTKPKAMTTIRVDHQKLDHLMNLIGELIISRGRYTMLARGLEEGHLEVPIVAQQLTETTYALSRISDDLQDTIMKVRMVAVQTVFSRFPRLVRDLSRKSNKRVELITEGEETELDKSVVEEIGDPLVHLIRNSVDHGLEPEEERIASGKTPEGHVWLRAYHKGNSVAIEVEDDGRGIDPEKMRNVAIKKGVISAEEARNLDDREAIELIFAPGFSSAEKVTDISGRGVGMDVVRNNIKDLKGTVQISSEVGKGSKFTLTLPLTLAIIDALMVQVNGANYAIPLDAVSETTKIEAERLTEVNNRKVVTLRGEVLGIAELAELLDQPVSDPDREVLPVVIIHDNVRRLGLVVDRLLERQEIVIKPLGRFLSRFNLRGVSGATIMGDGSVVLILDPHEIYSMATVKGSLQ from the coding sequence AACGTTCTTGACGAACTCAGAAAAGGCGAAATTTCTGTTACTTCTGAGATTATGGATGTAATCCTCGCAGCTACTGACTCGTTACGGCAGCTTATTGATAATCTCAATGAACAAGGAACTGAAGGTGAGGTTGATACTTCAATTGTTATTGAACGTATCGAAGCAATTATGGCAGGTGAAACTCTTGCTGTAGTAGAGCCTGAGCCTGAGATTGAGCCAGAGCAGGAAATCGAAGAAAGTGAACCTGTTTTAGAATTGGAAGATGATTACGAAGAACCAGAATTGCCGGAGGTCGAAATGGCGCAGGAGCCTGCTATTCCCGAATCTTCTGACCGTAAGCAATCGTATCAATTTGTTGCTATAGTCAACCCAGATGAAGAACCATACAATCTTACTACTGTAGGAGATGGGCATCTGGCTGATTTCCTTGAAGAAGCTCACGAAATAATTGAAAATCTCACAAGAGGTCTTCTTGAGCTTGAGCAGGATCCCGAAGGCAACGATGATCTTATAAACGATATTTTTAGATATTTTCACAACCTGAAAGGAAACAGTGGGATTATCGGATTTCGTGAGCTTAATTCGTTAACTCATGAAGCTGAAACTTTGCTTAATAAAGTTCGTAAAGGTGAGGTTAATGCTACTCACTATATGATCGATCTACTTCTTGCTGTTGTGGATGGCATTGAGTCGTTGATTGCTCATGTGACTCCTTCTACCGGAGAAGTTCAGCCGTTGGATATAGCTCAGCTTGTCGACCCTCTTCGGAATGCGGTTGAAAGCGGCGAAGTGCTTCCTGTTGAAAATGCTGATTCTGAAGTTGAAGAAGCTCCGGCGTTAGATGGTAAGTCTAAATCTGATCAGGACCTGGAACCGGATCTGGCTCTTGAACCTGAAGCAGTAGAAGACGGTCTCGATCCTGAAGATATTTCAATTTTTGAGCAGACTGTTCATCAACAGCTTGATAATATTTCACTTGCTCTGACCACGTTAGGCGAGGATTCCGGCCTGAAGGACTATATTGATGCTCTTTTCCGTAGTCTTGTTTCAATACAAAATTCTGCCGGATATATGGGCTTTGATAATCTTAAAGAGTATGCCGAACGTACTGCCGGACTTGTAGATCAAGCCCGCTCAACTGATATGGATTTTGGTTTGATGCTGGACCTTTTGCAGCAGGAATGCGGAATTATCGAAGAGATGATTTTTGCAGCTGTGGCTGAACTTAAGGGAGAAGAAGATTCTTCCGAGTCAGCAACTAAACCTGAAGTTAAGCCAGAGTCTAAGCCTGAGCCAAAAGCCGAGCCTGAGCCAAAAGCTAAGCCTGAGCCAAAAGCTAAACCTGAGCCAAAAGCTGAGTCTAAGCCAAAAGCTGAGCCTAAGCCAAAAGCTGAGTCCGAGTCTAAGCCTGTAGCCAAGCCAGCACCAAAGCCTAAGCCGGCTCCCGTGGCTCCTTCTGCAGTGGGAGTTCCGGCTCAAAAAACGACTAAGCCGAAAGCTATGACTACTATTCGAGTTGACCATCAGAAGCTCGATCATTTGATGAATCTGATTGGTGAGCTTATTATCAGTCGCGGTCGATATACGATGCTCGCCCGCGGTCTTGAAGAGGGGCATCTGGAAGTTCCTATAGTCGCACAGCAATTAACAGAAACAACGTATGCACTGTCCAGAATTTCTGACGACCTTCAAGATACTATCATGAAGGTTCGCATGGTGGCCGTGCAGACTGTATTTTCAAGATTTCCACGATTGGTTCGTGACCTCAGTCGTAAGAGTAATAAGCGTGTTGAGCTTATCACTGAAGGTGAAGAGACTGAACTTGATAAGAGCGTTGTCGAGGAAATCGGCGATCCTCTTGTTCATTTAATTCGAAATTCGGTTGACCATGGTCTTGAGCCGGAAGAAGAGCGTATTGCCAGCGGAAAGACTCCTGAAGGTCATGTATGGCTGCGCGCTTACCATAAGGGCAATTCTGTCGCTATCGAGGTTGAGGATGACGGGCGCGGAATTGATCCTGAAAAAATGCGTAATGTCGCTATTAAGAAGGGTGTTATTTCTGCTGAAGAAGCACGAAACCTTGATGATCGCGAAGCAATTGAATTGATTTTTGCTCCTGGATTCTCATCTGCTGAAAAGGTTACTGACATTTCAGGCCGAGGCGTTGGGATGGATGTTGTTCGGAATAACATCAAAGACCTTAAAGGTACCGTTCAGATTTCTTCTGAAGTAGGGAAGGGGTCTAAGTTTACTCTTACCCTGCCTTTGACTCTAGCTATTATTGATGCCTTGATGGTTCAGGTTAACGGTGCAAATTATGCGATTCCACTTGATGCCGTTTCTGAAACAACCAAGATTGAAGCTGAAAGGCTGACTGAAGTTAATAACCGTAAGGTTGTCACTCTGCGAGGAGAAGTTTTAGGTATTGCGGAACTCGCAGAACTTCTTGATCAACCCGTAAGTGATCCTGACAGAGAAGTGCTCCCTGTTGTTATTATTCATGACAATGTACGCAGGCTTGGTCTCGTAGTAGATAGACTGCTTGAACGGCAGGAGATCGTTATCAAACCTCTGGGCCGCTTTCTAAGCCGATTTAATCTTAGAGGTGTGTCAGGTGCAACTATCATGGGAGACGGAAGCGTAGTGCTTATCCTTGATCCTCATGAGATATACAGCATGGCAACAGTCAAAGGATCTTTGCAATAA
- the ybgF gene encoding tol-pal system protein YbgF, protein MKYFHILAIFILSLSISGCFAAKQPEQPAWGASEEWRLKSLEENFLNFKEGLREQKDHIDKNHAETMTAVEKIQERLGELDSSIAELKEAQLQMSAMKAEQVLVPVPVAVEEEVVVVGGSESSEEKPWMNVPGENAEHTQTQGVASSSNGADLYQEGVRLVMNDKPLEARTKLTEFLKTNSSGELAPNALYWIGETYYSEKSFAQSILKFKEVSRRFPKANKVPDAMLKIGLAYDKLGDKENAVFYLRTLVDEYPKSDPAKIGNRRLNEIEG, encoded by the coding sequence ATGAAGTATTTCCATATTCTTGCAATATTTATATTGTCATTATCTATCAGTGGTTGTTTTGCTGCAAAACAGCCGGAGCAGCCCGCTTGGGGTGCAAGTGAAGAGTGGCGGTTAAAAAGTCTTGAAGAGAATTTTTTGAATTTTAAAGAAGGGTTACGCGAACAGAAGGATCATATAGATAAAAATCATGCTGAAACAATGACTGCGGTTGAAAAAATTCAGGAACGGCTTGGAGAGCTTGATAGCTCTATTGCTGAATTGAAAGAGGCTCAACTGCAAATGTCTGCTATGAAGGCAGAGCAGGTTCTTGTCCCTGTTCCTGTTGCGGTTGAAGAAGAAGTTGTTGTTGTCGGTGGTAGTGAAAGCAGTGAAGAAAAGCCTTGGATGAATGTTCCTGGTGAAAATGCAGAACATACGCAGACTCAGGGTGTGGCGTCATCCAGTAACGGGGCAGACCTTTATCAGGAGGGAGTTCGTCTTGTTATGAATGATAAGCCTCTGGAAGCTCGTACCAAGCTTACTGAATTTTTAAAAACCAATTCTTCCGGCGAGCTCGCTCCTAATGCTCTCTACTGGATAGGTGAAACGTATTATTCTGAAAAAAGTTTTGCTCAGTCTATTTTAAAATTTAAAGAAGTCAGCAGACGTTTTCCTAAAGCAAATAAAGTCCCTGATGCAATGCTGAAAATAGGTCTTGCTTACGATAAACTTGGTGATAAAGAAAATGCTGTTTTTTACCTGCGAACTCTTGTTGATGAATATCCGAAATCCGATCCTGCTAAAATCGGTAACCGTAGACTCAATGAAATTGAGGGCTAA
- the dprA gene encoding DNA-processing protein DprA, producing the protein MASGGSQLNIKEEYFACLALRHTPGLGPKSWSRILKTYPSAYSALKDAANWADLNLCSENVAYAAHAEVWRSTAEKEFKEVMRLSFGILPWTHPGFPSSLKEISDPPTYLYYYGDPSLLANPGVAIVGSRNSSRLGLEYAQKISGDLSAVGITVISGFARGIDACAHQEALKGIGSSIAVLGTGLDIDDYPQNSASLRRNLIENGLIVSEFSPGTRPYSGNFPFRNRIISGLSAGVLVAEADIKSGSLITARLAAEQGREVMALPGPLGSKNYSGCLKLIKEGAALVETVEDVLITIGHSLDANSKKKFVPVSEIKTPRATQSFKKNTNQENNSVKQSENVKFVLDIEALDPHEQEIARTLDREGKLHIDEVARKSGVDVALTGAFLLGMEVKGIVVHFPGMYYDIKRC; encoded by the coding sequence TTGGCTAGCGGTGGCTCGCAGTTGAATATTAAAGAAGAATATTTTGCATGTCTTGCTTTACGGCATACTCCAGGACTGGGGCCGAAGTCATGGTCGCGCATTTTAAAGACTTATCCATCTGCTTATAGCGCATTAAAGGATGCCGCGAATTGGGCTGATTTAAATCTTTGCTCTGAAAATGTAGCCTATGCTGCTCATGCGGAAGTTTGGCGAAGTACTGCGGAAAAAGAATTTAAAGAGGTTATGCGGCTCAGTTTCGGAATCCTTCCATGGACTCACCCCGGCTTTCCTTCTTCGTTAAAAGAAATTTCGGACCCTCCAACTTACCTGTATTATTATGGAGATCCATCTCTTCTTGCAAATCCGGGGGTTGCCATCGTCGGTTCCCGTAATAGCAGTCGATTAGGGCTGGAATATGCTCAAAAAATTTCAGGAGATCTTTCTGCCGTCGGTATTACCGTTATCTCTGGTTTTGCCCGGGGGATTGATGCTTGCGCGCATCAAGAGGCTTTGAAAGGGATCGGTTCATCCATTGCTGTTTTAGGTACGGGGCTTGATATTGATGATTATCCGCAAAACAGCGCTAGTTTGAGGCGCAATCTTATTGAAAACGGTTTGATCGTATCTGAATTTTCACCGGGAACACGTCCTTATAGTGGCAACTTTCCGTTTCGAAATCGTATCATAAGCGGGCTCAGTGCCGGTGTGCTTGTGGCTGAAGCTGATATTAAAAGCGGCAGTCTGATAACAGCAAGGCTTGCCGCCGAGCAGGGGCGCGAAGTTATGGCTCTGCCGGGCCCTTTGGGCAGCAAAAATTATTCAGGTTGTCTTAAGCTTATAAAAGAAGGTGCAGCTCTCGTTGAAACTGTGGAAGATGTTTTGATAACCATCGGGCATTCATTAGATGCGAATTCTAAAAAAAAGTTTGTGCCTGTTTCTGAAATAAAAACTCCCCGCGCGACCCAGAGTTTTAAAAAAAATACGAATCAGGAAAATAATTCCGTAAAGCAATCTGAAAATGTTAAGTTTGTTTTGGATATTGAAGCATTGGACCCTCATGAACAGGAAATTGCTCGCACGCTTGATAGAGAAGGAAAACTTCATATTGACGAAGTAGCGCGTAAATCAGGTGTTGATGTGGCCTTAACAGGAGCGTTTTTACTTGGTATGGAAGTGAAGGGAATCGTTGTGCACTTTCCCGGCATGTATTATGATATAAAGCGTTGCTAA
- a CDS encoding HDOD domain-containing protein encodes MSDQDLKTSVKGQILSTSDLPTLPSVLDEVTKLVDDPNSSTEQVAKVISQDQVLSAKVLKMVNSPIYGFPGRITTIQHALVLLGLNVIKGIIISTSVFDMIQKAMSGLWEHSLGCALASGAIAKAAGFEDPEEFTVAGLLHDLGKVVTAVQLPELNEAICMTVREKNLCYYDAEKVVLGFGHDRINAWLARHWNLPPNVREAMTYHHHPDRAQFYQQTAAVVHVGDFLVRLFEYGNGGDDQISYFKPAAMKILKLKMKDLEPVMDELSEQFVEISGLTF; translated from the coding sequence ATGTCTGATCAGGATCTTAAAACAAGCGTAAAAGGACAGATTCTTTCCACTTCTGACCTGCCTACTCTACCCAGTGTTCTTGATGAAGTTACAAAACTTGTGGATGACCCGAATTCTTCCACAGAGCAGGTTGCCAAGGTTATTTCACAGGATCAGGTCTTATCTGCAAAAGTTTTGAAAATGGTTAATTCTCCTATTTACGGATTCCCCGGTCGTATTACAACAATTCAGCATGCTCTTGTTCTGCTTGGCCTGAATGTTATAAAAGGTATTATTATTTCCACCTCGGTTTTTGATATGATTCAGAAAGCCATGTCCGGCCTTTGGGAACATAGCCTTGGATGCGCTTTAGCTAGTGGTGCGATTGCAAAAGCTGCCGGTTTTGAAGATCCTGAAGAGTTCACTGTTGCAGGTCTGCTGCACGATTTAGGAAAAGTTGTAACCGCAGTTCAATTGCCTGAACTTAATGAAGCTATCTGCATGACTGTGCGGGAAAAAAATCTTTGCTATTATGATGCAGAAAAAGTTGTGCTCGGTTTCGGGCATGACCGAATTAACGCATGGCTTGCGCGGCATTGGAATCTTCCTCCGAACGTCAGAGAGGCTATGACTTATCATCATCACCCTGACAGGGCTCAATTTTATCAGCAGACAGCCGCGGTTGTTCATGTCGGAGATTTTTTAGTTCGCCTTTTTGAATACGGTAACGGAGGCGATGATCAAATTTCTTACTTCAAACCGGCTGCCATGAAAATTTTGAAGCTTAAAATGAAAGATCTCGAACCTGTAATGGATGAGCTTTCAGAACAATTTGTGGAAATTTCAGGACTTACATTTTAA